In Natranaerobius thermophilus JW/NM-WN-LF, the genomic stretch CTTTTTTTGATACTGAACTTCATAGATTGATTGAAAACTATATGTTCACCTTTTAAAAAGGTGTTTTCACTCATTTTGAAACATTATTGAAGACTTTGAGTGATTCTATCTAAGAATATTGCTAAAATAACTACAGATAAACCACCTTCAAAACCTGTTCCTATGTCCAGCTGTGTTATACCTCTTAATACAATATTACCTAAACCACCGGCACCGATCATGGATGCGATAACAACCATGGAAAGTGACAGCATAATTGTTTGGTTAACACCAGCCATAATTGTTGGGACAGCCAAAGGCAGTTGTACTTTAAATAATAGCTGACTTGATGTTGATCCAAAAGCTCGACCTGCCTCAATTACTTCCTTATCCACTTGCCTAATTCCAAAGTTAGTTAGCCTAATTGCAGGAGGCATAGCAAAGATAACTGTGGCTATAACTCCTGGAACCAAACCAAGGCTAAAGAATATAACTGCCGGAATCAGATAGACGAAAGCTGGCATGGTCTGCATAAAGTCGAGAACCGGTCGTACAATTGTATTTACTACTTCATTTTTTGATGCCAGAATACCAATGGGTATTCCAAGTCCTAAAGCCACAATACCTGCAGTTAAGATCATTGAAAAGGTAACCATAGTCGGTTCCCATAGGTCCATACTTACTATAAGGCTAAAGCCCAGTAAAGTGAAAATTCCAACTCCTAGTCCACTTAATCTCCATGCTAAAGCTGCTAGCAAAATAATTACTACGAATGGTGATAATTGAACTGAAATTGTATCGAAAACGTACATGAAAGATCCAACGATAGCTTCAATCACAACATCAATAATATCAAACAAGACAGCAAAAACTTCTTCTATCCAGTCTATAATACTTTCAAACCAGTCTCCAATAGGTATTCTAGGAATCATCGTTATCACTTCCTTCTCCTTCAGCTAATGAGGCCAGAACTGATACCCTGACAATCAGCCCTTGCAATTTATCTTCTTCATCTACGACTGCTATAGGGTAGTCTGACTCCGAAGCTGTTTGTAACAGTTCATTAAGTGGAGTATCTTCTGATGTTGATGGATAATCAGTGATCAGATAGTTTTCAATTGTTTTTTCATTGTTTTTTA encodes the following:
- a CDS encoding ABC transporter permease, which encodes MIPRIPIGDWFESIIDWIEEVFAVLFDIIDVVIEAIVGSFMYVFDTISVQLSPFVVIILLAALAWRLSGLGVGIFTLLGFSLIVSMDLWEPTMVTFSMILTAGIVALGLGIPIGILASKNEVVNTIVRPVLDFMQTMPAFVYLIPAVIFFSLGLVPGVIATVIFAMPPAIRLTNFGIRQVDKEVIEAGRAFGSTSSQLLFKVQLPLAVPTIMAGVNQTIMLSLSMVVIASMIGAGGLGNIVLRGITQLDIGTGFEGGLSVVILAIFLDRITQSLQ